The nucleotide sequence CCGCtggcgctgctgctgctgctgctgctgctgcccaccTCGCTGCCCGGGCCGGCGGCCGTGCAGCTGCTGGCGGCGGAGGGGGCCCCGGGCCCCGGACCGCCGCATCCCGCGCGCCTCACCCTGCCGCCGGCCTCCCCGCCTGCGGAGGCCGCGAGGCCGCGGGGTGCCGAGGGCGGCAATGGCAGCACTCCCCGGGGCGGCCTGGCGGCGGAGGGCCCGGAAGGGGAGGCCGGCGGAGGAGGCGCGGCAGGCGGCGGCCTGGCCGTGAGCCCCAACCCCGGCGACAAGCCCTTGACCCAGCGGGCCCTGACCGTGCTGATGGTGGTGAGCGGCGCCGTGCTGGTGTATTTCGTGGTCAGGACTGTCAGGTGAGGCCGGGTCTCCACTGGGCTTCTGGTCGCCTCCCGGCGCCCTCCCGATCGCGTCCTGGGCCGGCGCTTTTCCCTGGGGCCCACAGTGGCCCCGTTTGTCGCCCGCACCAGGGCATCTGCTCGGGGCGGAACGGAAGCTTGGACGGATAGCTCTGCAGCAAAGGTGGAGTTCTGTGTTAGCGTGCAAGTGGTTGCTCCCTGTCGTGTCGACATTGAGTTCACTTCCGTATCTGTCCACACTGAACCATAACCATGAACAGGAAGTAAGGTGGTATCCCCTTCAGTTTCAACCTCTACTTTATGATACTTCTCCCTTTGTTGTTGTGTACCAAACTTTAAATTCTGCcctttagaaatattttaaggGCAGGATTcccttaaaaattttattttaaggatGCCTTTTGAATCTGCCTTATAAACCCTTGCACAGTGCTTCCACTTAATAGGAAACACCATTTCAATGGATTAGTAGTAATGTAGATATGTCTTATTACAGGTATTTCATTGATAACATTTTGAAAAGGAAGCTCTCTTACTCAGCAGCTGTATTTTTTAGCATTGGATCTTATCTGTAATCTAAATAATTAGGTTATACAACATAAactggccttttttttttaaacctagaAAAGCAACAGTTTTTGTCTTAGGTTCAACCTCCTATTCTGCATTTCACAAAGTATTTCAAAGTataatgtgatcaattgcaaagtaAGATGGGAACCTAACTGCTGATACagtaaagaaaaataattgaagcaTTGAT is from Tenrec ecaudatus isolate mTenEca1 chromosome 2, mTenEca1.hap1, whole genome shotgun sequence and encodes:
- the FAM174A gene encoding membrane protein FAM174A, with product MRAPHGCSVPRFPPPLALLLLLLLLPTSLPGPAAVQLLAAEGAPGPGPPHPARLTLPPASPPAEAARPRGAEGGNGSTPRGGLAAEGPEGEAGGGGAAGGGLAVSPNPGDKPLTQRALTVLMVVSGAVLVYFVVRTVRMRRRNRKTRRYGVLDTNIENMELTPLEQDDEDDNNTLFDANHPRR